The Cystobacter fuscus DSM 2262 region AACATCGGCTTTGGCCTGACCGACCTGCCCGCGCCCGAGCGGCGGCGGCGGCTCTCCCACTACCTGGAGCTGGTGGGGCTCACGGGCTTCGCGCGGGCCTGGCCCTCGGAGCTGTCCGGAGGGATGAAGCAGCGGCTCGAGGTCGCGCGGGCGCTCGCCGTCAAACCCGACATGCTCTTCCTGGACGAGCCCTTCAGCGCGCTCGATGCCATCACCCGTCACACCCTGCGCCAGGAGCTGCTGCGCATCCAGGCCGCCGAGCGGCAGACGATCCTCTTCGTCACCCACGACATCGACGAGTCCGTCCAGCTCGCGGATCGCGTGCTCGTCATGTCGTCCCGGCCGGGCCGCATCCAGCGGGTGGTGGACATCGAGCTGCCACACCCCCGGGATCTCAGCTCCCCGCGCTATCT contains the following coding sequences:
- a CDS encoding ABC transporter ATP-binding protein, with protein sequence MSVENPLKSGAIKLRARGVSVHFPGEGQPRQALAPVDFECREGEFLCLLGPSGCGKTTLLNVIGGFLKPTTGQVLIDGEPVTRPDPRRIFVFQERGVFPWLTVEENIGFGLTDLPAPERRRRLSHYLELVGLTGFARAWPSELSGGMKQRLEVARALAVKPDMLFLDEPFSALDAITRHTLRQELLRIQAAERQTILFVTHDIDESVQLADRVLVMSSRPGRIQRVVDIELPHPRDLSSPRYLQYRDELLDELGLAHQV